The Kitasatospora sp. NBC_00374 genome has a segment encoding these proteins:
- a CDS encoding transporter substrate-binding domain-containing protein, giving the protein MSATTTAAGSTGSAGSTLRRIRSAGTLRAVVSRGIRGLSLRGADGHWSGMDADVVRAVAAAALGDAAAVTWLPTDPAQRLERLVAGEADLVACNLTWTLGREAGHPVLFAGVTCYDGEGFLVRAADGITTAEQLAGRRLAVQAGTTSAANLAGWFGPRALAVEPVAYPTPGEALAAYARGECAAYVLDRVALAGERAALPDPAAHVILETAISREPMAMAVGDGDAAWYRLCRWVLRFLTAAEHAADEAAGQDRANALAAAARSAGRHGPALGLDEDWAARVLAAVGTYGDVYARNLGPASGLDVPRGLNELWTRGGLHYAPPLH; this is encoded by the coding sequence ATGAGCGCCACCACGACGGCCGCCGGCTCGACCGGCTCCGCCGGCTCCACCCTGCGGCGGATCCGGTCGGCCGGCACGCTGCGGGCGGTGGTCAGCCGCGGCATCCGCGGCCTGTCGCTGCGGGGCGCGGACGGCCACTGGAGCGGCATGGACGCGGACGTGGTCCGCGCCGTGGCGGCGGCCGCCCTCGGCGACGCCGCGGCGGTCACGTGGCTGCCCACCGACCCGGCGCAGCGTCTGGAGCGGCTGGTCGCCGGCGAGGCGGACCTGGTGGCCTGCAACCTCACCTGGACGCTCGGCCGCGAGGCCGGCCACCCGGTGCTGTTCGCCGGCGTGACCTGCTACGACGGCGAGGGCTTCCTGGTCCGGGCCGCCGACGGCATCACCACCGCGGAGCAGCTGGCGGGCCGCCGCCTGGCCGTGCAGGCCGGTACGACCAGCGCGGCGAACCTGGCCGGCTGGTTCGGCCCGCGCGCACTGGCCGTCGAGCCCGTCGCCTATCCGACGCCGGGCGAGGCGCTGGCGGCCTACGCGCGGGGCGAGTGCGCGGCCTACGTGCTGGACCGGGTCGCGCTGGCCGGCGAGCGCGCGGCCCTGCCGGACCCCGCGGCGCACGTCATCCTCGAGACGGCCATCTCCCGGGAGCCGATGGCGATGGCGGTCGGCGACGGTGACGCGGCCTGGTACCGGCTGTGCCGGTGGGTGCTGCGGTTTCTGACCGCCGCCGAGCACGCCGCGGACGAGGCCGCGGGGCAGGACCGGGCGAACGCCCTGGCCGCCGCCGCCCGTTCGGCGGGCCGCCACGGGCCGGCCCTCGGCCTGGACGAGGACTGGGCCGCTCGCGTCCTGGCCGCCGTCGGCACCTACGGCGACGTCTACGCCCGCAACCTCGGTCCCGCGTCGGGCCTGGACGTGCCGAGGGGCCTCAACGAGCTGTGGACCCGCGGCGGCCTGCACTACGCGCCGCCCCTGCACTGA
- a CDS encoding methylaspartate mutase, translating into MTVAPRTAATLPRRGPHGRFSRFVGNARDAGHLVVQPRMGFGEMPRMRAGLQAVRQARGATVGTITVDSYTRVNDHESARRALAKGDDLNGFPVVAHGPERVREMLAQVAGERFPVQIRHGSAQPQELFAALAAAGADATEGGPVSYCLPYSRVPLSQAVSAWSECCRLLADLAEPIHLESFGGCMLGQLCPPSLLVALSVLEGMFFREHGLRSISVSYAQQTDPAQDLEALAALRALAGEWLGDADWHVVLYTYMGVFPRTPVGAFRILEDSARLAVRSGTERLIVKTPAEAHRIPTVAENVDALEFAAAVARDESTRAPHVRPSDTGLYEEARTLITSTLRFGDDVGSALVRAFARGHLDVPYCLHQDNANRSRARIDARGRLRWSESGGMPVAVPADGAGERAVTARGLIDMLGFNERRFDREQLVGSHPRGIR; encoded by the coding sequence ATGACCGTCGCACCGAGGACCGCCGCCACCCTCCCCAGGCGGGGCCCGCACGGACGGTTCTCCCGCTTCGTCGGCAACGCGCGCGACGCCGGCCACCTGGTCGTGCAGCCGCGCATGGGATTCGGCGAGATGCCGAGAATGCGCGCCGGACTCCAGGCGGTCCGCCAGGCCCGGGGCGCCACCGTCGGCACCATCACCGTGGACAGCTACACCCGGGTCAACGACCACGAATCGGCCCGGCGCGCGCTGGCCAAGGGCGACGACCTCAACGGCTTCCCGGTCGTGGCCCACGGCCCCGAGCGGGTCCGGGAGATGCTCGCCCAGGTGGCCGGCGAACGGTTCCCGGTCCAGATCCGACACGGCTCCGCCCAGCCACAGGAGCTCTTCGCGGCCCTGGCCGCCGCCGGCGCCGACGCGACCGAGGGCGGCCCCGTCTCCTACTGCCTCCCCTACAGCCGCGTCCCGCTGTCCCAGGCGGTATCGGCCTGGTCCGAGTGCTGCAGGCTGCTCGCCGACCTCGCCGAGCCGATCCACCTGGAGAGCTTCGGCGGCTGCATGCTCGGACAGCTGTGCCCACCGAGCCTGCTGGTGGCACTCAGCGTCCTGGAGGGCATGTTCTTCCGCGAGCACGGCCTGCGGAGCATCTCCGTCAGCTACGCCCAGCAGACCGACCCCGCGCAGGACCTGGAGGCGCTGGCCGCCCTGCGGGCGCTGGCCGGCGAATGGCTGGGCGACGCCGACTGGCACGTCGTCCTCTACACCTACATGGGCGTCTTCCCCCGGACCCCGGTGGGGGCGTTTCGGATCCTGGAGGACAGTGCCCGGCTGGCGGTGCGCAGCGGCACCGAGCGGCTCATCGTCAAGACCCCGGCCGAGGCCCACCGGATCCCCACCGTCGCGGAGAACGTGGACGCCCTGGAGTTCGCCGCGGCCGTCGCCCGGGACGAGTCCACCCGGGCGCCGCACGTGCGCCCGTCGGACACCGGCCTCTACGAGGAGGCCCGCACCCTCATCACCAGCACCTTGCGCTTCGGCGACGACGTCGGCAGCGCCCTGGTGCGGGCTTTCGCCCGAGGGCACCTCGACGTTCCGTACTGCCTGCACCAGGACAACGCCAACCGGTCCCGGGCCCGCATCGACGCGCGCGGCCGGCTGCGCTGGTCCGAGAGCGGCGGCATGCCGGTGGCGGTGCCCGCCGACGGCGCCGGGGAGCGGGCGGTCACCGCCCGTGGACTGATCGACATGCTCGGCTTCAACGAGCGCCGCTTCGACCGCGAACAGCTGGTCGGCTCACACCCGAGGGGTATTCGATGA
- a CDS encoding cobalamin B12-binding domain-containing protein, with protein MTSITLARPKRFVVSSVSSDAHMWNLVFLQLLLEEQGGDVINLGACVPDELIIDECRRIRPDVLVISTVNGHGHLDGLRLIRKIREDPDLVGLRVVIGGKLGVKGAGNAKYVDELVTSGFDAAFESDAGLGRFEEFLASLEPAKQPALTNRQPEPTNRQPALTNRQPEPTNGQPALTGRQPEPTNRQPELVGARNGARK; from the coding sequence ATGACTTCGATAACTCTGGCCCGCCCCAAGCGGTTTGTCGTATCCAGCGTCTCGTCCGACGCGCACATGTGGAATTTGGTCTTCCTGCAACTCCTCCTGGAGGAGCAGGGCGGCGACGTCATCAATCTCGGAGCCTGCGTGCCCGACGAGCTGATCATCGACGAGTGCCGCCGCATCCGACCCGACGTCCTGGTCATCAGCACCGTGAACGGCCACGGCCACCTGGACGGACTCCGGCTGATCCGCAAGATCCGCGAAGACCCGGACCTCGTGGGCCTGCGCGTCGTCATCGGCGGAAAGCTCGGAGTCAAGGGCGCCGGGAACGCCAAATACGTCGACGAACTCGTCACCAGCGGATTCGACGCCGCATTCGAGTCCGACGCCGGCCTCGGCCGGTTCGAGGAGTTCCTCGCCTCCCTGGAACCGGCGAAGCAGCCCGCCCTGACCAACCGGCAGCCCGAACCCACCAACCGGCAGCCCGCCCTCACCAACCGACAGCCCGAACCCACCAACGGGCAGCCCGCCCTCACCGGCCGGCAGCCCGAACCCACCAACCGGCAGCCCGAACTCGTCGGCGCACGGAACGGAGCCCGGAAGTGA
- a CDS encoding LuxR C-terminal-related transcriptional regulator, whose translation MPRIRAPKDVWLADGELAEPAPRVLLADHDPVSRHVLGRVLDRSGRLAGVVCVDTRSPWQEWPLAQVDVAVLAVGPQEDLTRTVRELAARGIRILMIGVDWTRQRLDGAFAAGAAGCLVKDARIEGLAAAVHTVAHDHTVLSPELLGLYARAPRPSAGRAAAARAGGGPSPEHLLGALTDREREVLALLSDGLSTAETAGALRVSPATVKSHVSHALTKLGLRNRLEAVLLIQRVLHGHHPAARPQHRAHGAPRPLVARGAGA comes from the coding sequence ATGCCGCGTATCCGCGCACCGAAGGACGTCTGGCTCGCCGACGGTGAGCTGGCCGAGCCGGCGCCGCGCGTCCTGCTCGCCGACCACGACCCGGTCTCCAGGCACGTCCTGGGCCGGGTGCTCGACAGAAGCGGGCGGCTCGCCGGCGTCGTCTGCGTGGACACCCGCAGCCCGTGGCAGGAGTGGCCGCTGGCCCAGGTCGACGTGGCCGTGCTGGCGGTCGGGCCGCAGGAGGACCTCACCCGCACCGTCCGTGAACTCGCCGCCCGGGGCATCCGAATCCTGATGATCGGCGTCGACTGGACCCGGCAGCGGCTGGACGGCGCCTTCGCCGCCGGCGCCGCCGGCTGCCTCGTGAAGGACGCCCGGATCGAGGGACTGGCCGCGGCGGTCCACACCGTGGCGCACGACCACACGGTGCTGTCCCCGGAGCTGCTCGGGCTGTACGCGCGCGCCCCGCGTCCGTCGGCCGGCCGGGCCGCGGCCGCCCGCGCCGGCGGCGGCCCGTCCCCGGAACACCTGTTGGGCGCCCTCACCGACCGGGAGCGCGAGGTCCTCGCGCTGCTGTCCGACGGGCTGTCCACGGCGGAGACCGCCGGGGCCCTCAGGGTCTCCCCGGCCACGGTCAAGAGTCACGTGTCGCACGCCCTGACCAAACTCGGCCTGCGCAACCGCCTGGAGGCCGTCCTGCTCATCCAGCGGGTGCTGCACGGCCACCACCCCGCTGCCCGCCCCCAGCACCGGGCGCACGGCGCCCCTCGTCCGCTGGTCGCACGCGGCGCCGGCGCCTGA
- the leuC gene encoding 3-isopropylmalate dehydratase large subunit yields the protein MGRTLAQKVWDAHVVRSGSAGEDLLYIDLQLLHEVNTPQAFDALRAAGRTVRRPDLTLGTEDHNTPTLAIDKVIRDPAGRRQAALMRENCAQFGIPLHRLGDPDQGIVHVIAPELGLTRPGMTIVCCDSHTTTLGAFGALAFGIGASQVEHVLATQTLPMRRLKDMAVTVTGRLPDGVTAKDLVLALIAEVGTAGGQGHIIEYRGEAVTALSMEARMTLCNMSVEAGSRAGMVAADDTTLAYLRARPGMPRGEHWDTETAHWRGLRTDDDAVFDTEVELDAGRLRPYVSWGTNPAQSVPLDGRVPSPADFHDPEERAAAERALHYVGLRPGTAMRDVPIDTVFLGSCTNGRIEDLRAAADVLRGRRVADGTTMLIVPGSAQVRRQAVTEGLDRIFTDAGADFRAAAGCSMCAALNEDRLGPGQRAASTNNRNFEGRQGKGSRTHIVSPPVAAATAVAGHLAAPTDL from the coding sequence ATGGGCAGGACACTCGCGCAGAAAGTGTGGGACGCACACGTCGTACGGAGCGGCAGCGCCGGCGAGGACCTCCTCTACATCGACCTGCAGCTGCTCCACGAGGTGAACACCCCCCAGGCGTTCGACGCCCTGCGCGCGGCCGGCCGCACCGTCCGCAGGCCCGACCTCACCCTCGGCACCGAGGACCACAACACCCCGACGCTCGCCATCGACAAGGTCATCCGGGACCCGGCCGGACGCCGCCAGGCGGCCCTCATGCGCGAGAACTGCGCACAGTTCGGCATCCCGCTGCACCGGCTCGGCGACCCCGACCAGGGCATCGTCCACGTCATCGCCCCCGAGCTCGGCCTCACCCGACCCGGCATGACCATCGTCTGCTGCGACTCGCACACCACCACCCTCGGCGCCTTCGGGGCACTCGCCTTCGGCATCGGCGCCAGCCAGGTCGAACACGTCCTGGCGACCCAGACACTCCCGATGCGCCGGCTCAAGGACATGGCCGTCACCGTCACCGGCCGCCTGCCCGACGGCGTCACCGCCAAGGACCTCGTCCTCGCGCTCATCGCCGAGGTCGGCACCGCCGGCGGCCAGGGCCACATCATCGAATACCGGGGCGAGGCCGTCACCGCGCTGTCCATGGAAGCCCGAATGACCCTGTGCAACATGTCCGTCGAAGCGGGCTCCCGAGCCGGCATGGTCGCCGCCGACGACACCACCCTCGCCTACCTGCGCGCCCGACCCGGCATGCCCCGAGGCGAACACTGGGACACCGAGACCGCCCACTGGCGCGGCCTGCGCACCGACGACGACGCGGTCTTCGACACCGAGGTCGAGCTGGACGCCGGCCGGCTTCGCCCCTACGTCTCCTGGGGAACCAACCCCGCCCAGAGCGTCCCCCTCGACGGCCGCGTCCCCTCCCCCGCCGACTTCCACGACCCCGAGGAACGCGCCGCCGCCGAACGCGCCCTGCACTACGTCGGCCTGCGCCCCGGCACCGCGATGCGCGACGTCCCCATCGACACCGTCTTCCTCGGCTCCTGCACCAACGGCCGCATCGAGGACCTGCGCGCCGCCGCCGACGTCCTGCGCGGCCGCCGCGTCGCCGACGGCACCACCATGCTGATCGTCCCCGGCTCCGCCCAAGTCCGCAGGCAGGCCGTCACCGAAGGCCTCGACCGGATCTTCACCGACGCCGGCGCGGACTTCCGCGCCGCCGCAGGCTGCTCCATGTGCGCCGCACTCAACGAAGACCGCCTCGGCCCCGGACAGCGAGCCGCCTCCACCAACAACCGCAACTTCGAAGGCAGGCAGGGCAAGGGCTCCCGAACGCACATCGTGTCCCCGCCGGTCGCCGCCGCCACCGCCGTCGCCGGCCACCTCGCCGCCCCCACCGATCTGTGA
- the leuD gene encoding 3-isopropylmalate dehydratase small subunit, with protein sequence MEKFTVHTGTAAPLKRSNVDTDQIIPARFCVHSTRTGHAASLFADWREDPTFVLNRPEHHQATILVAGNDFGTGSSREYAVWALQDHGFRAVVAPRFGDIFRGNALMNGLLTVTAPPHVVETLWNLIDADPTTPLTVDLHHRQLRCEDLVHPIDIDDDTRTRLLQGLDPIAATLQHAPDITAYEHHRRPALPHTH encoded by the coding sequence ATGGAGAAGTTCACCGTCCACACCGGCACAGCCGCCCCCCTCAAGCGCAGCAACGTCGACACCGACCAGATCATCCCGGCCCGCTTCTGCGTCCACTCCACCCGCACCGGACACGCCGCCTCACTCTTCGCCGACTGGCGCGAGGACCCCACCTTCGTCCTGAACCGGCCCGAACACCACCAAGCGACCATCCTGGTCGCCGGCAACGACTTCGGCACCGGCTCCTCACGCGAATACGCCGTCTGGGCCCTCCAGGACCACGGCTTCCGAGCCGTCGTCGCCCCCCGCTTCGGAGACATCTTCCGCGGCAACGCCCTGATGAACGGCCTCCTCACCGTCACCGCACCACCCCACGTCGTCGAAACGCTCTGGAACCTCATCGACGCCGACCCCACCACCCCCCTCACCGTCGACCTGCACCACCGGCAACTGCGCTGCGAAGACCTCGTCCACCCCATCGACATCGACGACGACACCCGCACCCGACTCCTGCAAGGACTCGACCCCATCGCCGCCACCCTGCAACACGCACCGGACATCACCGCCTACGAACACCACCGCCGCCCCGCCCTCCCCCACACCCACTGA
- a CDS encoding SigE family RNA polymerase sigma factor: MFEQFAAARYGALRRTAYLLCGDWHLAEDLVQSTLIKVYARWPRLRDPDTAGGYARTTLVRTFVDGRRRRSAGEVASAEPPETAAVGADPDRRLALLAALARVSPGYRAVLVLRYWEDLSVEECAAILDRSSGTVRSDAHRGLAQLRTILGDSVHEIAGT, encoded by the coding sequence TTGTTCGAACAGTTCGCCGCCGCCCGGTACGGGGCGCTGCGCCGCACCGCGTACCTGCTGTGCGGCGACTGGCACCTGGCGGAGGACCTGGTGCAGTCGACCCTGATCAAGGTGTACGCGCGCTGGCCGCGGCTGCGCGACCCGGACACCGCCGGGGGCTACGCCCGCACCACGCTGGTGCGCACCTTCGTGGACGGGCGACGGCGCCGCTCGGCCGGCGAGGTGGCCAGCGCCGAGCCCCCGGAGACGGCCGCGGTGGGCGCCGACCCGGACCGGCGGCTGGCACTGCTGGCGGCGCTGGCCCGGGTGTCACCGGGCTACCGGGCGGTGCTGGTGCTGCGCTACTGGGAGGACCTGAGCGTCGAGGAGTGCGCCGCGATCCTCGACCGGAGCAGCGGCACGGTGCGGTCGGACGCCCACCGCGGTCTGGCGCAGCTGCGGACGATCCTCGGCGACTCGGTGCACGAGATCGCCGGCACGTGA
- a CDS encoding helix-turn-helix domain-containing protein: MADSNDAGRDRPDDRSAADRLRRLLRNRRAELRMTTIALARQASLGRTTVSKALNGPELMSSETLDALAKAMRMTVEPLHELYDRAEEEQSDPPRPQLREFFDNLIGQHTHLFAGRQAETALITAHIRDRGSGYVFVEAKSGFGKTSLLADLVHRNPEFHYHFISQAYRGGSGFDPTSLVHVLNCLCEQLDPAHVPGLDPTSLQQHFRGLLARQPRKQTVVVLDAIDELAETSELGPLLPHRLPPGMTVVLSARWLDGRSYLDDIGFRADHLGLRVSLPGLDLAALVELLGMAGGEAPALAADEDFVSEMYRVSAGDPFYIRFLVDDAATGRLTRQTVKRMPTGLESYLDQQLEQLYRSAHRAEHLRILSYLLKAGTLSGSDLVRGVPGLAWYNFDPIIREIHRFLLVQYLDGPLAGLNRRSYSFCHDRFRQYFLSRLQDGEA; this comes from the coding sequence GTGGCAGATTCGAACGACGCGGGGCGAGACCGGCCGGACGACCGCTCGGCGGCGGACCGGCTCCGTCGACTCCTTCGCAACCGCCGTGCTGAGCTGCGGATGACGACGATCGCACTGGCACGCCAGGCATCCCTTGGCCGCACCACGGTCAGCAAGGCGCTGAACGGACCGGAACTGATGTCGTCGGAGACCTTGGACGCGCTCGCCAAGGCCATGAGGATGACGGTCGAGCCGCTGCACGAGCTGTACGACCGGGCGGAGGAGGAGCAGTCCGATCCCCCCAGGCCGCAGCTGAGGGAGTTCTTCGACAACCTCATCGGGCAGCACACGCATCTCTTCGCCGGACGGCAGGCCGAGACCGCTCTGATCACGGCGCACATCCGGGACCGGGGCTCCGGCTACGTCTTCGTCGAGGCGAAGTCAGGCTTTGGCAAGACTTCCCTCCTCGCGGACCTCGTCCACCGGAACCCCGAGTTCCACTACCACTTCATCAGCCAGGCGTACCGGGGCGGCAGCGGCTTCGATCCCACCAGCCTCGTCCACGTGCTGAACTGCCTGTGCGAGCAGCTGGATCCCGCGCACGTGCCGGGCCTCGACCCCACCAGCCTGCAGCAGCACTTCCGCGGCCTCCTCGCCCGCCAGCCCAGGAAGCAGACCGTCGTCGTCCTCGACGCCATCGACGAGCTGGCGGAAACCTCCGAGCTCGGTCCTCTGCTCCCGCACCGACTGCCGCCGGGGATGACGGTCGTGCTGTCGGCCCGGTGGCTGGACGGGAGGTCCTACCTCGACGACATCGGCTTCAGGGCGGACCACCTGGGCCTGCGCGTGTCCCTTCCGGGCCTGGACCTGGCGGCGCTTGTGGAACTGCTCGGCATGGCGGGCGGCGAAGCCCCGGCGCTGGCGGCCGACGAGGACTTCGTCTCGGAGATGTACCGGGTCTCCGCGGGCGACCCGTTCTACATACGGTTCCTGGTCGACGACGCCGCGACCGGACGGCTGACACGCCAGACCGTCAAGCGCATGCCCACGGGCCTGGAAAGCTATCTCGACCAGCAGTTGGAGCAGCTGTACCGCAGCGCGCACCGAGCGGAGCACCTCCGGATTCTCTCCTACCTGCTGAAGGCCGGCACCCTCAGCGGGAGTGACCTGGTCAGGGGCGTCCCGGGCCTGGCCTGGTACAACTTCGATCCGATCATCCGCGAGATCCACCGCTTCCTGCTGGTGCAGTACCTCGACGGGCCCCTCGCCGGGCTCAACCGTCGCAGCTACAGCTTCTGCCACGACCGCTTCCGGCAGTACTTCCTGAGCCGGCTCCAAGACGGGGAGGCATAG
- a CDS encoding GNAT family N-acetyltransferase, translating to MTERVYADVQAPLLHLPNYCVEAFTERLDRHRTEPGFELVLGYDGEVAVGYAYGNTVDRYWSRLAKPLPAGFTDTAVLAVKEIGVRTPWRGTGAARRIHDSLLATRTEDRVALMVNPLAGEGRVRRLYEAWGYRAFNTQPATADSPLLTAMNRPR from the coding sequence CTGACAGAGAGGGTCTACGCGGACGTCCAGGCACCGCTACTCCACCTGCCGAACTACTGCGTCGAGGCGTTCACCGAACGCCTCGACCGCCATCGCACCGAGCCCGGATTCGAACTGGTCCTCGGCTACGACGGCGAGGTCGCCGTCGGCTACGCCTACGGCAACACCGTCGACCGGTACTGGAGCCGCCTGGCCAAACCCCTTCCCGCCGGCTTCACGGACACAGCCGTGCTGGCCGTCAAGGAGATCGGCGTCCGCACCCCGTGGCGCGGCACCGGCGCCGCCCGCCGCATCCATGACTCCCTGCTGGCCACCCGCACCGAGGACCGCGTCGCGCTGATGGTCAACCCGCTCGCGGGTGAGGGCAGGGTCCGGCGGCTCTACGAGGCCTGGGGCTACAGGGCGTTCAACACGCAGCCGGCCACCGCGGATTCCCCCCTCCTCACCGCGATGAACCGCCCGCGCTGA
- the ltrA gene encoding group II intron reverse transcriptase/maturase, which yields MSGLKSSGKSFEISKREVWDAYLKVRENQGAAGVDGCTVEEFEKDLQGNLYKIWNRMSSGSYFPPPVKGVEIPKPHGGGVRLLGVPTVADRIAQTVVAVHMEKRVEPVFHPDSFGYRPGRSALDAVATCRRRCWKKKWAVEFDIAKFFDSVRWDLIVKAVESHTDAAWVILYVKRWLAAPVLMPNGALQHRDRGTPQGSSVSPVLANLFLHYAFDMWLTRTFPGVQFERYADDAVIHCSSERQARKVLEQLGLRMAEVGLELHPDKTRIVYCGKTKEGGGAATSFTFLGYTFRNRPAVDRNGDVFTSFLPAVSKDALKRMSMEVRSWRIHMHVTYSFSEFAKWLNPIIRGWMQYYGAFYQTELYPLLQRINYYLLRWVRKKHKRLKTYKKATRRWDQVVAAYPAFFAHWKWVNVT from the coding sequence GTGAGCGGGCTGAAGTCGTCAGGGAAGTCGTTTGAGATTTCGAAGAGAGAAGTCTGGGATGCGTACCTGAAGGTGAGGGAGAATCAGGGTGCTGCGGGGGTGGATGGCTGCACTGTCGAAGAGTTCGAGAAGGACTTGCAGGGGAATCTCTACAAGATCTGGAATCGCATGTCTTCGGGTAGCTATTTTCCGCCTCCGGTAAAAGGTGTGGAGATTCCCAAGCCGCATGGCGGCGGGGTCCGACTCCTCGGTGTGCCTACCGTGGCGGACAGGATCGCCCAGACGGTGGTGGCCGTTCACATGGAGAAGCGGGTAGAGCCTGTGTTCCACCCCGACTCCTTCGGCTACCGGCCGGGAAGGTCGGCCCTGGACGCGGTGGCAACATGCCGGCGGCGATGCTGGAAGAAGAAGTGGGCGGTCGAGTTCGACATTGCCAAGTTCTTCGACAGTGTCCGCTGGGACCTGATCGTCAAGGCGGTCGAATCTCATACCGATGCCGCATGGGTGATTCTGTACGTGAAGCGGTGGCTTGCCGCCCCAGTACTGATGCCCAACGGTGCCTTGCAGCACCGAGATCGGGGAACTCCGCAAGGGTCCTCGGTCTCACCCGTACTGGCCAACCTGTTCCTGCACTACGCGTTCGACATGTGGCTCACCCGGACTTTCCCGGGCGTCCAGTTCGAACGCTATGCGGATGACGCGGTAATTCATTGCTCATCCGAGCGTCAGGCCCGAAAGGTCCTGGAGCAGTTGGGACTGAGGATGGCAGAGGTGGGACTTGAGTTGCACCCGGACAAGACCCGGATCGTGTACTGCGGGAAGACGAAGGAGGGCGGCGGAGCCGCCACATCCTTCACTTTTCTCGGTTACACTTTCCGGAACCGTCCGGCGGTCGACCGGAATGGAGATGTGTTCACGTCCTTCCTTCCGGCGGTCAGCAAGGACGCCTTGAAGAGGATGAGCATGGAAGTCCGCTCGTGGCGGATTCACATGCATGTCACCTACTCCTTCAGTGAGTTCGCGAAATGGCTGAACCCCATCATTCGCGGGTGGATGCAGTACTACGGGGCGTTCTATCAAACCGAACTGTATCCCCTCCTACAGCGCATCAATTACTACCTGTTGCGCTGGGTCCGGAAGAAGCACAAACGACTGAAGACCTACAAGAAGGCCACGAGGAGATGGGATCAGGTCGTAGCGGCCTACCCCGCATTCTTCGCGCACTGGAAATGGGTCAACGTCACCTGA
- a CDS encoding transposase, which produces MDEAFTAVEHELGTTAACRLTGRSRATHYRRLKPPPPRGPRSPQVQPSALTAEERGAVLALMNSSEYAELPPAQIWARELDTGRYHCSVSTMYRILRARGQSGERRRQATHPAKTVPELVADGPSQVFTWDITKAAGPGKGIWYHAYVVIDIFSRYIVGHTVELAESAERAEELIRETIARNGIVPETVHADRGTSMTSKKVSQLLIDLGVTRSHSRPKVSNDNPYSEAQFKTTKYMSDYPARFDSLAHARE; this is translated from the coding sequence GTGGACGAGGCGTTCACCGCCGTCGAACACGAGCTGGGCACCACGGCCGCGTGCCGGCTGACCGGCCGCTCCAGAGCCACCCACTACCGCAGGCTGAAGCCGCCGCCCCCGCGCGGGCCCAGGTCCCCGCAGGTCCAGCCGTCGGCCCTGACGGCCGAAGAGCGTGGCGCGGTACTGGCGTTGATGAACAGCTCCGAGTACGCCGAGCTGCCACCCGCACAGATCTGGGCCCGTGAACTGGATACCGGTCGCTACCACTGCTCGGTCTCCACGATGTACCGGATCCTGCGAGCGCGGGGGCAGTCGGGTGAGCGCCGCCGCCAGGCCACCCACCCGGCCAAGACGGTGCCCGAACTGGTCGCCGACGGCCCCTCCCAGGTGTTCACCTGGGACATCACCAAAGCGGCCGGCCCCGGCAAGGGCATCTGGTACCACGCCTACGTCGTCATCGACATCTTCAGCCGCTACATCGTCGGCCACACCGTCGAATTGGCCGAATCAGCCGAGCGGGCTGAGGAGTTGATCCGCGAGACCATCGCGCGCAACGGCATCGTCCCCGAGACCGTGCACGCCGACCGGGGCACCTCGATGACCTCCAAGAAGGTCTCCCAGCTGCTGATCGATCTCGGCGTCACCCGGAGTCACTCGCGCCCCAAGGTCTCCAACGACAACCCCTACAGCGAGGCCCAGTTCAAGACCACCAAGTACATGTCCGACTATCCCGCGCGCTTCGACTCCCTGGCCCACGCCCGCGAATAG